The Apium graveolens cultivar Ventura chromosome 10, ASM990537v1, whole genome shotgun sequence nucleotide sequence GAAGTTCCCTGGTTCACCAAAGTGAGGTATATGAGAAATATTATATATCAAGAGATGGAATTTTTTTGCGCATGTATTGCAAGACTAGTAGTATCCGTCAAGATTTGTTTGTCTAAAACACCCAAAATATCATGAAATATCAATATGGTCAGTAGGAGGAGCTTTGTCAAAAATTCAATCCTCACATTCTATAATTTGGTCCCTCCCATCCCCTCCATGcaaatctatactatactatactataataacctgaatggggtataatttgtagtttggttgacccctcattttggttatcACTTTACATCACGACCGTCAGATCTTCTTCCTCAAATAATCAGAGCCGTTAGATCCACGTACTAAAAAAATACAATCCataagttctcaggttcgaatcccgtcaacaacaaacatttatattattatttataaaaatacatataagttttaaggttcgaatcccgttaacaacaaacatgtatattatttataaagatacatataagtttttGGATTCGAATCTCACtcaccaacaacaaacatttacattattatttataaataagatctcatcaatcatatactatttatactattttGAACCTAacttaaaattataattatataatcattatttagtatttaattatttatctagaattttaataaaattatatgaaataaaattaaaaatatataaatattaaccaagacccgtgcatcgcacgggccGTAAGCTAGTAAACATAATAAGAATACTGTTTTACACTTTGGTAAAGAAACAGACAGAGTTCTCCTGGAAAAAACTTCAGAAATTGATTTTAGAAAGCACTGTGGTAACTAAAAGTTTGAATCCATCCAGCTATATCTATGTAGAGTAAGTATTATCACTTGCTAAGATTGTAACTTGAAATTATCTGCGTGGAGGAATATCTATGGTAACTCCAAATTCGTATAGGTTTAAGTCTATTACTACTATACTGCACTAGACAACCCCAGATCCTTTTATCAGGACAGGGTCAGTTTATTAGTTTTATTCATCCACCCAAGTTTTATCTTGTACTTATTTTATATCATaatccatcttttcaaaatcctgaCCTGCATCATTTAGGGAGTACTATATTaagaattttaatatttttaggtattaaattcaaattccaaaaaattaaataaaaaaagtTGACGATAATCACATATTATAATTAGGCTTAATGACGTTTTCGGCCTCAAAGTTTGCACCAGTGTACTCATAAAACCTTGAAGTTTAAAAGCGTACCTTTTCAGCCCTCGGGTATCCAAAATGTGTTTTTTTACCCTTGGACCGGAAAAAAACCGGGTGAAAACCGGCCGGTCTAAGGGTAAAAGGTTACGTTTTCAGTACCTAAGGGGCAAAATGGTACGGTAATGACTACAGGGGCTGATGGGTATATTGGTGCAAATTTTGAGGTTTAAAAGGTCATTAAGCCTTATAATTATCTACAAAGTTTAtaatattttctaatttatttataatatcaTGTTAATTAAACTATAAATTTTATGGACTATCTTTTTTATAACTATAGAAAACATTTTATCATTCAAATTTAACAATTATCATTTTACTCTATTTTTAAGTACATAGCAAACTATATTGATTAATATGAATAATGTCTAAATGAAAAAATCTTCTTTGTTATTCATTTTATTATAACTTTATTTTTGTTCATAGTGTTTAAGTTGGTTCCTCCACACGAAAAACGATTGTTATATTTATTTACTTTAACACTCCCTCCATATCTTTTCAGTTGTCTCTTTTGAAAAATTTGCACATATTAAATATTGTTAGTTGGATAATTTGTTTACTTGTCTAACCTTAATAATTGCATCAAATTAAGTTGAGTTGTTTATATGTGTACGTTAGTCAAATCATTTTGGATGAAGAACAGGACAAGTATTTGGAGacaatttttttcaaaaaaagaCATCTAAAAAGGGACAGAAGGAGTACATCCTAATAACCATGAACAACTACAGATAGGCGAAATCACACTCATCTGAAGCAAATTTACCGGTAGTCTCCAAACCTGCTCATCGATTTGACTGTAGCCTCATCTTTCCATACTCCAAGTCCCATAAGAAGCATTTTAATGATATTCAACCCAGGTATAAGAGCTGCAAAAAGTGCTCCATGACTACTGGAACTGTAAAAAAAACATTACTAGCTCTATCATTTCACTGACAAAAAATGCAGTGCAATATACTATGTGTGGTCCTGCAATATACCTAAACATTGGCCAGCAGAGCATGAACACTAATCCAATGCTTATATGCACCAGCTTCCTGTTTACTTTCTGGAAACAAAAGGGAGATTATTATATACTTCGCATTAGTTGAATTGTTAAAGAACAATTTACGATTGGTCCTTTAAATAGATACATGCCAAAATCAATCAAATGGAAACTTTTTCTGACAAATTTGTCCGGCGTCTGAATCATAAGCTTTCCCTAAATTTTAAGAGGCACCCAAAGTCTCGGCCTGTACCTACAATCTGGACCTTTTAAAACCTAAGCTCCAACCACTCAGCAAATCCACCACAAGAAACCAACAAATAACCATGCAGCCAACAACAACCATATGGCATGCAGCCACCAAACCCAACTTCAAACCAAAATCCCATAATGCGAAAACAAATTATAGCTCAAATTTAAGAAACTAAATCATAAATCAAACTTGGAAACCTCTATTATCTTTGTGAGTATGTTTGTATAGAGCACAGTCCAAAAATCGTTTTGAATCAAAAGTAAGCAGCTTCATATTAAGATATGTTGATTAAAACATACACACATTTCTATTAATTCTTATATTAGTTGAGGCGTTGAACAATAAAAAATTTATAGAGGTGGTGTACAAGTTTACAAGCAAGATATTTAATCAGTAAAATACCTTATTCAGCCAATGTCCTGCATCAAGAACTGATTTCAATTTTTTCAGATAAATATCAGCAGTAATTTCTTACTTTTACCTTTAACTTCGAAattcaaatttttataaaatatacaCGTTCAGCTTATTCACACAACACAATCCCACACATCATTTTTTAAACAAGTTGTCGACGGAACTCTAGGCAGTTCTCATACAAAAAAGATTTTTTTATACCTTGAGTCTATAGTAACATTATTGAATAAGATCCATGTAAAATGTGCACTTCCTCAAAAATGTCGAAGTGACCCTGAACATAGTTAAAAGTAGTGCCCATTTAGCTTATCTTATATTTCAGAAATAAGTAATTATTTCCAGAAAGAAGTATGTAAGTGTGTTATTTTTCCGGGAGATAAGTTGCTTATTTCTGGAAAATTAGTAATACCAAACACCTCTACGTCTCAGATTTCATCAACTTATTTCTAGAAATTAAAacaaaatatttaattaataaatgattATCTTCATGATCTAAATAGAATTCGAGTATGTAATTGGGCATGCTTGGCTTACCTAAAaacaaagttgcttgtttgtTACTTAAAGTTAAACTAAAAAATTATAAGTAGAAGTAAGTTCTTTTACTTGTAAATTATCTTTGTTCAGGGAAAATGTGTGTCTTATTTTATAATACAAAAAAGAACTTAGATGACAGCCCAATGAAATGAATTCAATTACAAATCGAAAAATGCCCAAGAGAAAATTACTCAAATCCAGTTTTATAAAATAAtcgggttaaatatcaaagtggtcactcaactgaaAACTATATATCAGTTTCATCATCAaacttaacggggtatcatttgaattACTAAAGTGATAATAAATATCAAATGGATACCTCATATtatgtgctcgagaattaaaaattatttttatggggttctatatattttttcttgaattttattacaaccaaataaaaatgtatgaattctagtattttcgataatatagtgagatttttaaaaattgatctactatttatttttaattttgtagttaTATTTTTTGTAGTtatatctactatttattttgtatttaattTTGTTTAGGGATTATGTGTGTCTTATTCTATAATACAAAAAAGTACTTAGATGACAGCCCAATAAAATGAATTCGATTACAAACTAAAAAATGCCCAAGAGAAAATTGATCAAATCCAGTTTTATAAAATAATCTTAGAACAGTAATCTTGAAGTCGCGAGTGCTAATTGACAACCCAGTTAAATAAATTTGGGCGCATAAGTTTGTTTGAGCATGCCTAAAAATATTCACCTAATTCTTATATCAGTTCATTCACCAAAACTAATGTTGCTAACTTTTCCTAACATTAGCCCTGTACTAAGAATCACAAAACAAAAGAACGAGTATGCAAAATTTTGTTGATCAGTAAAGGTTTATAGTATACCAATGGTCTTCAATTCTACTCGCAATTTAGTAATTCAAACATTTCATCAGCACATTTTACTTTAACTAAACAAATTCGAGGTATAGTTATTCAATCACTGCATCAGCTGATATTACTGTAACTGAACAAATCAACAAAGACAATCAATAAAATTGTAGTCTACAAGTTCCACAGAAGAACCATGCCAATTACGAAACAAAACCCCTCGAAAACTCAGACAATTACAAAACTCAAACACCAATATACTATAATTCCAGCAACACAAGTACAAAAACATCGAAAAGTACAAGATACCTGATCGAAAAGGCCACGCTTAGCAGTTTCTTCCCATAATCGAAGAAAAGAAAGAGCAACACAACCTGAAATCGCCGTAGCACATAAATCACCAGCTATAGAATTACTATCAGCAAACATTATTGCCTTAACTTTTTTCTTGATGGGTTTGTTGAAAATGGGAGTGGAAACAAAAGGGTGGAACACAAGAATGGAAAATGGAGAAGGAGCACAAGAAAATGTTGAAAAATGTGGATAACGATGAGATGGGGAAAGAGTTGTAGCTAAATTTGTTGTACCAGTAAAGGAGTTTAAAGCCATATATTTTGTTAGACAACATATATATTTTAGACTTATGATTGGTAGATCATGTGATGGAGGAGACTTGGGACAGTGTTTATTTGAACCAAGTTTACCCAGAAAACTGTGATTACTGTATATCCTGTTTTTGAAAAGTCAACGAGCCTGGTTGGCTTTGGACCATAGACGCCCGcggtttgtttttttttttttaacaaatGCATAAAGTTTTCATTAAATTCAATATAGTATATTAAATTGAATATAGTACAGTCAGGACAAACCTTCAACTGTCGATAAAATCAGGTGGTAAAACAAATAAGATACTAAAAACAATTATATGATTTGTTTCATGATCGTTTAACATTATAGAATTTAAAATTTCTTGAAGTTAAAACCAAAATCAAAAACATCTCAAGCGATCCAAATTGCACAAGCATCTCTGAAAATAGTaacatcgcaattgaccatatcacataaaaacTATGGTTAGCCCAATATTCAGAAACACCAATCGCATAAAATAAGATTGAAGAAGCGGTACCacagctatctacatgccggacaCCAACTATAGACATGCCGAAGAAACCTCTGCTATCTACATGTCagataccagctatagacatgccgaacGTGTAAATCCATAAAAGATGAACAATCTTTGGTTGTGAAAGGTGAGCACTTGCAATAATCACCATCATGCCATATTCGATGCAGACTTTgcagatcaccaaaaatatcaataaattcgtCATCAACAGATCCAACACCAGATAAACCCAAGCATGactaaaaaaatataataaacaCTCTACCCAAAAAATTGAGTTTTATTGAAAAAAAATTAACGAGAATAAAAGAGAATGAAGAGGTTGGGGCTTTCCACCGGAGAAAACCAGTAGAAGCCcctcgatttacttgaaaataGACAAATCCTAGAATAAATGTCTGGTTACAttataactatttttaaaatgttatttttaaatagcttaatttaaataatatttattaatacaATATTTTTATTACATACTAATGagaatataataaaatataaacatAAAATCTTAAAAAATGACATTACCCAAActacaaatattgattatcaacTTTTTATTGAAtacaaaaaatataatatttaatatttatgtaactaaaattaattttgaataagaTAAAATTAGTGAATAAAATGAAACTATTATAGGTCATTAATTTAAGAATATAAAAATAAGAAAGAATGATAATGAGAAATGGGTAAGAGAGAAATGAGAAATGGGTAAAAAAGAGAATTAGTAAAGAtaataatgagagagagagagagagagagagagattgaagGTAAATTAAGGAGGAAATTGGTAGTGTAAGATGATATAGCAAAATTAACGAGAGCTTGACAATAGGGGGAGCAAACCTCGGATCGGTTTGGTTTTTAGATAAAACCTGTTAGTCCcataacaatatgacaagaattacagaaggggggttgaatggaattcttgaaataAAGTGTTccaactcaaatataaatataagtgtattgattagcacaatgcggaataaaatttaaatgaatcaaaacacaagtaattaaaaacaagactttttaaaaactttctggtggatttgaatgattccaccagagatatatattatatatcgagagaaccatgtgtgcagaaatgctcacagctgcttacaaatattgaactgctgagaatacagagaaatgctaagaattcagcttacaaatgtttctcttgttGTTTCTCAGATACTTTCTTCTATTTgttacttcttggtttatatatcaccaagattacaaagtaataagacaagataataaaataaaaaactatctaatctattacaatgctacttcattactctattccagcatctttgaatatcttcataatagcatgaaaacgataatgcttttttgttctcgaaaacccagttgaataggctaccacattccttttgcatccgctcgacgcatgtgactgtgttgtcactgtcaactgatgtttgaattattcatccgtcgggttcatgatcatccgtcgagattgatcatccgtcgacttcattgtaggttatccgtcgggcagcaaactggcacttgacttcatttcacttatacagaattacaagacatcatctatgtacaattaatcaacctattctgcatatctagttaaaatcaacatgacttgaatattACTTACAGAATTTacacaatggtgaatgcagaaatgtgctacagactcattattacataagctactcactcgatggataaataagtcatcatccgtcgggactatattaagttatccgtcgggactataattcttatccgtcgagtgctacattatttcactaagtaaaatatactaaggtgttttgttcaagtaatcatcaagtacacaacatatgcacaacaaaaCCGGAATCGAAACCGGAAGTCTtcggtttttaaaattaaaaaccgCAACCAATCCATCGGATCGGTTTCGGTTTTAAAAACTCCGGATCGGTTTATATCGGTTCGGTTCCGGTTGCAAAACCGGTAAAAAAATGTATTGcataattaaaaacaaaattaaataaatgggttaaatatcaaagtggtcactcgACTGAAAG carries:
- the LOC141690278 gene encoding putative phytol kinase 3, chloroplastic isoform X1; this encodes MALNSFTGTTNLATTLSPSHRYPHFSTFSCAPSPFSILVFHPFVSTPIFNKPIKKKVKAIMFADSNSIAGDLCATAISGCVALSFLRLWEETAKRGLFDQKVNRKLVHISIGLVFMLCWPMFSSSSHGALFAALIPGLNIIKMLLMGLGVWKDEATVKSMSRFGDYRELLKGPLYYAATITLACAVYWRDSPIAIATICNLCAGDGLADIIGRRFGSQKLPYNNNKSIAGSVAMLLGGFIASVGYMHYFCWFGYLEKSWEMVIGFLVVSLASTLVESHPLSTVLDDNLTVPLASFLVGSLVL
- the LOC141690278 gene encoding putative phytol kinase 3, chloroplastic isoform X2, whose translation is MALNSFTGTTNLATTLSPSHRYPHFSTFSCAPSPFSILVFHPFVSTPIFNKPIKKKVKAIMFADSNSIAGDLCATAISGCVALSFLRLWEETAKRGLFDQKVNRKLVHISIGLVFMLCWPMFSSSSHGALFAALIPGLNIIKMLLMGLGVWKDEATVKSMSRELLKGPLYYAATITLACAVYWRDSPIAIATICNLCAGDGLADIIGRRFGSQKLPYNNNKSIAGSVAMLLGGFIASVGYMHYFCWFGYLEKSWEMVIGFLVVSLASTLVESHPLSTVLDDNLTVPLASFLVGSLVL